From Dendropsophus ebraccatus isolate aDenEbr1 chromosome 2, aDenEbr1.pat, whole genome shotgun sequence, a single genomic window includes:
- the FOXQ1 gene encoding forkhead box protein Q1: MSVEVFSRAAYVDKMCGSSGGGRGGSDQEGSLLSPLSSRDDELGSDGDFVANSPSTVLCARDTEMDTDTGSLAGEEEEEEGEVRAVSEREEEEEADLPAGCRAQAAEGGKAKTYTRRPKPPYSYIALIAMAIRDSASGRLTLAEINDYLMKKFPFFRGQYTGWRNSVRHNLSLNDCFVKVLRDPSRPWGKDNYWMLNPNSEYTFADGVFRRRRKRLNRVTKCLKEQELQGLAEAQHHHPLMPSAAASQSSARTPSSLSSSSSSSSAHPSISTSSSTMETSPGTKFSSSFAIDSILSKPFHKRESREDTKSPSGRIMWPTGALLHSSPSVPSYPLLSYSPSSTLPHSPALFPLNPLSSPGASLHLQLYRYCMPEALLLLVDPRSEGQQLSVDPREDHPHSRRAPSQHPQLFPHPSSAKSFSEHLGNTELLCTMRSSGSYHPYRPETLLA, translated from the coding sequence ATGAGTGTGGAGGTTTTCTCCCGAGCAGCCTATGTAGACAAGATGTgcggcagcagcggcggcggcaggggCGGAAGTGACCAGGAGGGCAGCCTGCTCTCCCCTCTCTCCAGCCGGGACGATGAGCTGGGCTCAGACGGAGACTTTGTAGCCAACAGCCCCAGCACCGTGCTGTGTGCCCGGGACACGGAGATGGACACGGACACCGGCAGCCTGGccggcgaggaggaggaggaggagggagaggtgagAGCCGTgtctgagagggaggaggaggaggaggccgaccTACCTGCGGGGTGCAGAGCCCAGGCAGCCGAGGGGGGCAAAGCCAAGACGTACACCCGGCGCCCCAAGCCTCCCTACTCCTACATCGCCCTCATCGCCATGGCCATCAGGGACTCTGCCAGCGGCCGCCTCACCCTGGCGGAGATCAATGACTACCTGATGAAGAAGTTCCCGTTCTTCCGGGGCCAGTACACCGGCTGGAGGAACTCTGTCCGCCACAACCTCTCCCTCAATGACTGCTTTGTCAAAGTGCTGAGAGACCCATCCCGGCCATGGGGCAAGGACAACTACTGGATGCTGAACCCCAACAGTGAGTACACCTTTGCTGATGGGGTGTTCAGGCGCAGAAGGAAGAGGCTGAATAGGGTCACCAAGTGCCTTAAAGAGCAGGAGCTACAAGGACTAGCTGAAGCCCAGCATCATCACCCTCTGATGCCATCAGCTGCTGCCAGCCAGAGCTCAGCAAGGACACCTTcatctctatcctcctcctcctcctcctcctcagcacatcCTTCCATCAGCACCAGCAGCTCCACCATGGAGACCAGCCCAGGGACCAAATTCTCCAGCTCCTTTGCAATTGACAGTATCCTGAGTAAGCCATTCCAcaaaagagagagcagagaagaCACCAAATCCCCTAGTGGAAGGATCATGTGGCCTACAGGTGCTTTATTGCACTCCTCTCCTTCAGTCCCTTCCTATCCTCTTCTCTCTTACTCTCCATCATCTACACTGCCTCATTCACCTGCCCtcttcccacttaaccccttaagtagCCCTGGAGCTTCCTTGCACTTACAACTCTATAGGTATTGCATGCCTGAAGCTCTGCTCCTCTTAGTGGATCCAAGGAGTGAAGGACAGCAGCTGTCTGTTGACCCCAGAGAAGATCACCCCCACTCCAGGCGTGCCCCATCCCAGCACCCCCAACTCTTCCCACACCCCAGCTCTGCTAAGTCTTTCTCAGAACACCTGGGAAATACTGAGCTCCTATGCACCATGCGGTCTTCTGGTTCATACCATCCATACCGGCCTGAGACATTGTtagcatga